One Grus americana isolate bGruAme1 chromosome Z, bGruAme1.mat, whole genome shotgun sequence DNA window includes the following coding sequences:
- the LRRC70 gene encoding leucine-rich repeat-containing protein 70 isoform X2 produces the protein MNFRFGKESVGCPAACQLCTGRQVSCRNLGLLTIPRNFPKTTILVYLSGNNISRVAPNELRGLQKLAALYMDNSGISYVHPKAFVELPKLCYLHLNNNNIKRLDPGIFEGLSNLHCLYLQNNQIAFVSRGLFSDLLSVRYLTLQRNRLSVLGSETFLGMISLQTLNLANNKISRISDSAFRHLENLAYLFLEGNNLTLVPSNAIGRLKNLERLSLSHNPIGSIHPFAFKGLNKLRYLSLKNVKLKCIAVNGFFGLNNLSQLILSYNDLENINSSTFTLLNNLMYLQLDRNKITSIGDGTFEKMGQSLKILSLAFNNITELEPEVLKPLVSLTHLQVNYNPWNCSCKMLGLLNWLASSPISVKIHCVNPLSLRGRPLRYIKWAQFANCRSPTASPEAAWSQGSAGVPHSATTLLMAWHKGNRHNTFEQLEQFVNAETKYVAFREGTTTTSANLLPYGENAAETPSQPTTVLTTLPVQIPAQAIPVNRTVEEKSLFPTDAAPVSLKTSLVCTQQVEKLSQAFDILLAFFILACAVILFLTCKIIQFRQKLKVLENSGEKRIEYYGFYQPGRYNITDPVQSLTQNSMGHSELDQIRLLKRTASESQAQVILFEHSSL, from the exons atgAACTTCAGATTTGGG AAGGAATCTGTTGGCTGTCCAGCTGCTTGCCAGCTCTGCACAGGGAGACAAGTTAGCTGTCGTAATTTAGGGCTTTTGACCATCCCACGGAACTTTCCAAAAACGACCATTCTTGTGTACCTTAGCGGGAATAATATATCGCGCGTTGCTCCAAATGAACTAAGAGGCCTTCAGAAGCTTGCTGCGCTCTACATGGATAACTCTGGTATTTCGTACGTGCACCCAAAAGCTTTTGTGGAACTCCCCAAGCTGTGCTACTTGCAtctaaataacaataatattaaACGCTTGGATCCGGGAATCTTTGAAGGCCTTTCCAATCTTCATTGTTTATACCTTCAGAATAATCAAATAGCTTTTGTTTCCAGAGGATTATTTAGTGATCTCCTTTCTGTTAGATATTTAACACTTCAAAGAAATCGTCTCAGTGTCCTTGGAAGTGAGACTTTCTTGGGAATGATAAGTCTTCAAACACTTAACCTAGCCAATAATAAGATTTCACGGATATCAGATTCAGCATTTCGTCATCTTGAAAACCTTGCATATTTGTTCCTTGAAGGTAACAACTTAACACTTGTGCCATCAAATGCTATTGGAAGGCTCAAAAATCTTGAAAGACTTTCTTTGTCTCACAACCCCATTGGATCAATACATCCTTTTGCATTTAAAGGACTTAACAAGCTTAGatatctgtctttaaaaaacgTAAAACTAAAATGTATTGCTGTAAATGGATTTTTTGGATTAAACAACTTAAGCCAGTTAATATTAAGTTATAAtgatttagaaaatataaattccAGCACTTTTACTTTATTGAACAATTTAATGTATCTGCAActagacagaaataaaataaccaGTATTGGTGATGGTACCTTTGAAAAAATGGGGCAATCACTTAAAATACTCAGTTTAGCATTTAATAATATTACCGAGTTAGAACCTGAAGTGCTCAAGCCCTTAGTGTCTTTAACTCACCTACAGGTAAATTATAACCCTTggaactgcagctgcaaaatgCTTGGGTTACTTAACTGGCTAGCATCGTCTcctatttctgtaaaaattcaCTGTGTGAATCCCCTGAGTTTGCGTGGTCGACCTCTGCGTTACATTAAGTGGGCTCAGTTTGCAAACTGCCGTAGCCCCACTGCCAGCCCAGAAGCAGCCTGGAGTCAAGGGTCTGCAGGTGTCCCTCACAGCGCTACCACTTTGCTGATGGCGTGGCACAAGGGAAACAGGCACAACACATTTGAACAGCTTGAACAGTTTGTCAATGCAGAAACTAAATATGTTGCTTTCAGGGAAGGAACCACAACTACATCTGCTAACCTGTTGCCCTATGgtgaaaatgctgctgaaacTCCATCACAGCCAACTACAGTGTTAACAACATTACCGGTGCAAATACCAGCACAGGCTATACCTGTTAACAGAACTGTAGAAGAGAAAAGTTTATTTCCAACAGATGCTGCTCCTGTATCATTAAAAACGTCCTTAGTTTGTACACAACAGGTTGAAAAGCTGAGTCAGGCTTTTGACATTTTACTAGCCTTTTTCATTCTGGCTTGTGCTGTGATCCTGTTCTTAACCTGTAAAATTATTCAGTTTAGACAGAAACTAAAGGTGCTGGAAAACTCAGGGGAAAAGAGAATAGAATATTATGGCTTTTATCAGCCTGGCAGATACAACATAACTGACCCAGTGCAGTCTTTAACTCAGAATTCAATGGGGCATTCAGAACTGGACCAAATCAGGCTGCTCAAGCGAACAGCATCTGAAAGTCAGGCACAGGTCATATTGTTTGAACACTCATCACTGTAA
- the LRRC70 gene encoding leucine-rich repeat-containing protein 70 isoform X1, with product MSEKAKDRDMCGLQSSPPCPGAFLYILNCFLLLLLQKESVGCPAACQLCTGRQVSCRNLGLLTIPRNFPKTTILVYLSGNNISRVAPNELRGLQKLAALYMDNSGISYVHPKAFVELPKLCYLHLNNNNIKRLDPGIFEGLSNLHCLYLQNNQIAFVSRGLFSDLLSVRYLTLQRNRLSVLGSETFLGMISLQTLNLANNKISRISDSAFRHLENLAYLFLEGNNLTLVPSNAIGRLKNLERLSLSHNPIGSIHPFAFKGLNKLRYLSLKNVKLKCIAVNGFFGLNNLSQLILSYNDLENINSSTFTLLNNLMYLQLDRNKITSIGDGTFEKMGQSLKILSLAFNNITELEPEVLKPLVSLTHLQVNYNPWNCSCKMLGLLNWLASSPISVKIHCVNPLSLRGRPLRYIKWAQFANCRSPTASPEAAWSQGSAGVPHSATTLLMAWHKGNRHNTFEQLEQFVNAETKYVAFREGTTTTSANLLPYGENAAETPSQPTTVLTTLPVQIPAQAIPVNRTVEEKSLFPTDAAPVSLKTSLVCTQQVEKLSQAFDILLAFFILACAVILFLTCKIIQFRQKLKVLENSGEKRIEYYGFYQPGRYNITDPVQSLTQNSMGHSELDQIRLLKRTASESQAQVILFEHSSL from the coding sequence ATGAGTGAGAAGGCCAAAGACAGGGATATGTGTGGTCTGCAAAGTTCTCCACCCTGCCCGGGAGCATTTCTGTATATccttaattgttttcttttgttgctgctCCAGAAGGAATCTGTTGGCTGTCCAGCTGCTTGCCAGCTCTGCACAGGGAGACAAGTTAGCTGTCGTAATTTAGGGCTTTTGACCATCCCACGGAACTTTCCAAAAACGACCATTCTTGTGTACCTTAGCGGGAATAATATATCGCGCGTTGCTCCAAATGAACTAAGAGGCCTTCAGAAGCTTGCTGCGCTCTACATGGATAACTCTGGTATTTCGTACGTGCACCCAAAAGCTTTTGTGGAACTCCCCAAGCTGTGCTACTTGCAtctaaataacaataatattaaACGCTTGGATCCGGGAATCTTTGAAGGCCTTTCCAATCTTCATTGTTTATACCTTCAGAATAATCAAATAGCTTTTGTTTCCAGAGGATTATTTAGTGATCTCCTTTCTGTTAGATATTTAACACTTCAAAGAAATCGTCTCAGTGTCCTTGGAAGTGAGACTTTCTTGGGAATGATAAGTCTTCAAACACTTAACCTAGCCAATAATAAGATTTCACGGATATCAGATTCAGCATTTCGTCATCTTGAAAACCTTGCATATTTGTTCCTTGAAGGTAACAACTTAACACTTGTGCCATCAAATGCTATTGGAAGGCTCAAAAATCTTGAAAGACTTTCTTTGTCTCACAACCCCATTGGATCAATACATCCTTTTGCATTTAAAGGACTTAACAAGCTTAGatatctgtctttaaaaaacgTAAAACTAAAATGTATTGCTGTAAATGGATTTTTTGGATTAAACAACTTAAGCCAGTTAATATTAAGTTATAAtgatttagaaaatataaattccAGCACTTTTACTTTATTGAACAATTTAATGTATCTGCAActagacagaaataaaataaccaGTATTGGTGATGGTACCTTTGAAAAAATGGGGCAATCACTTAAAATACTCAGTTTAGCATTTAATAATATTACCGAGTTAGAACCTGAAGTGCTCAAGCCCTTAGTGTCTTTAACTCACCTACAGGTAAATTATAACCCTTggaactgcagctgcaaaatgCTTGGGTTACTTAACTGGCTAGCATCGTCTcctatttctgtaaaaattcaCTGTGTGAATCCCCTGAGTTTGCGTGGTCGACCTCTGCGTTACATTAAGTGGGCTCAGTTTGCAAACTGCCGTAGCCCCACTGCCAGCCCAGAAGCAGCCTGGAGTCAAGGGTCTGCAGGTGTCCCTCACAGCGCTACCACTTTGCTGATGGCGTGGCACAAGGGAAACAGGCACAACACATTTGAACAGCTTGAACAGTTTGTCAATGCAGAAACTAAATATGTTGCTTTCAGGGAAGGAACCACAACTACATCTGCTAACCTGTTGCCCTATGgtgaaaatgctgctgaaacTCCATCACAGCCAACTACAGTGTTAACAACATTACCGGTGCAAATACCAGCACAGGCTATACCTGTTAACAGAACTGTAGAAGAGAAAAGTTTATTTCCAACAGATGCTGCTCCTGTATCATTAAAAACGTCCTTAGTTTGTACACAACAGGTTGAAAAGCTGAGTCAGGCTTTTGACATTTTACTAGCCTTTTTCATTCTGGCTTGTGCTGTGATCCTGTTCTTAACCTGTAAAATTATTCAGTTTAGACAGAAACTAAAGGTGCTGGAAAACTCAGGGGAAAAGAGAATAGAATATTATGGCTTTTATCAGCCTGGCAGATACAACATAACTGACCCAGTGCAGTCTTTAACTCAGAATTCAATGGGGCATTCAGAACTGGACCAAATCAGGCTGCTCAAGCGAACAGCATCTGAAAGTCAGGCACAGGTCATATTGTTTGAACACTCATCACTGTAA